A window of the Alloyangia pacifica genome harbors these coding sequences:
- a CDS encoding CpsD/CapB family tyrosine-protein kinase: MERLQAAINKARQTRDGSRAPVGHPRRRPGVDDKVLQAWEELPELALDIRHLARHRVVTPEAGAVALPFDMLRTRTMRQLQTNGWKRLAITSPGPGCGKSTLALNLAFALARQRQLRTIVVEVDMRRPSLARLLHRSPGGAPRSVGDLLSGGAAFREVAVRHRGNVAFATSPGPVRNSADILLGEPVEEVLREIEDSYRPDIVLFDMPPLLATDDTLAFMQHMDCALIVASAGRSSLQEIDRCEREIAAQTEVLGVALNKCRYGGQSAERYEDG, from the coding sequence ATGGAACGCCTGCAGGCCGCGATCAACAAGGCCCGCCAGACCCGGGATGGCAGCCGCGCGCCGGTGGGGCACCCGCGCCGACGCCCCGGCGTCGACGACAAGGTGCTGCAAGCCTGGGAGGAGCTGCCCGAGCTCGCCCTCGACATCCGCCACCTGGCGCGGCATCGCGTGGTGACGCCCGAGGCGGGGGCTGTCGCGCTGCCCTTCGACATGCTGCGCACCCGCACCATGCGGCAGCTGCAGACCAACGGCTGGAAGCGGCTCGCCATCACCTCGCCGGGGCCGGGCTGCGGCAAGTCCACGCTGGCGCTCAACCTTGCCTTCGCGCTGGCGCGGCAGCGCCAGCTGCGCACCATCGTCGTGGAAGTCGACATGCGCCGCCCGTCTCTGGCGCGGCTGCTGCACCGGTCGCCGGGGGGAGCGCCGCGTTCCGTTGGCGACCTTCTGTCGGGCGGCGCGGCGTTCCGCGAGGTGGCCGTCCGCCACCGCGGCAACGTGGCATTCGCCACCAGCCCCGGCCCGGTCAGGAATTCCGCCGACATCCTGCTCGGCGAGCCGGTGGAAGAGGTGCTGCGCGAGATCGAAGACAGCTACCGGCCGGACATCGTGCTCTTCGACATGCCGCCGCTGCTGGCAACGGACGACACGCTCGCCTTCATGCAGCACATGGATTGCGCGCTGATCGTCGCCTCCGCCGGGCGCAGCAGCCTGCAGGAGATCGACCGCTGCGAGCGCGAGATCGCGGCGCAAACCGAGGTCCTCGGCGTGGCGCTCAACAAGTGCCGTTACGGCGGGCAGAGCGCGGAGCGATACGAGGACGGCTGA
- a CDS encoding VPLPA-CTERM sorting domain-containing protein, translated as MLGLIGLKHIVQGAAVALALSALPAQAASVTPTVTATSAYANSYSFGALTSDNTSDTTINLASKSAYIDAFLTGMGSLTIPTYANPFRPGAIGLFDLLDRPGASPLPPNSVTVEWGGATADLSDLNDHDGSTAYSMGMGGSSAEEDLVFTWSLGSQTVSLSAILAAVPAPAGLILLLTALGGIAAVRRRTHRAPAGA; from the coding sequence ATGCTTGGACTGATTGGACTGAAACACATCGTGCAGGGGGCGGCGGTTGCGCTTGCGCTCAGCGCGTTGCCCGCGCAGGCGGCCTCGGTGACCCCGACGGTCACCGCCACCAGCGCCTATGCGAATTCCTACTCTTTCGGGGCGCTGACCAGCGACAATACCTCGGACACCACCATCAACCTCGCATCGAAGTCGGCCTATATCGATGCGTTCCTGACCGGGATGGGCTCGCTGACGATCCCGACCTACGCCAACCCGTTCCGTCCGGGGGCGATCGGCCTCTTCGATCTGCTGGACAGGCCGGGCGCTTCGCCGCTTCCCCCAAACTCCGTGACTGTTGAATGGGGTGGCGCGACGGCGGATCTGTCGGACTTGAACGATCATGACGGATCGACCGCCTACAGCATGGGCATGGGCGGCTCCTCCGCGGAAGAGGATCTGGTCTTCACCTGGAGCCTCGGAAGCCAGACGGTGTCGCTCTCGGCCATCCTCGCCGCGGTCCCGGCACCGGCAGGGCTGATCCTGCTGCTCACCGCGCTCGGGGGGATCGCGGCGGTGCGCCGCCGGACCCACAGGGCGCCCGCCGGCGCTTGA